One Theropithecus gelada isolate Dixy chromosome 3, Tgel_1.0, whole genome shotgun sequence genomic window carries:
- the TMEM229A gene encoding transmembrane protein 229A, with protein MAGSDVDSEGPALRGGAARRPGAPGGPGSEAAAGCPELLSTAEAPAESATLPAWMRLYFYGMHGITLDVLVSSARRFARSPDLRMLGFSSPYSCLLHSLTHFALEKVYLQQRRCPSAFVFNFLLYPSAHVGLQTLAGQALLLSLGGGAGGAVAPGALDLALQYVLALYHCQVFLKRFLRLRYGRQRRRRRQQQQQQQQQQQRRGALPVAPGARVPTATGVRRRRPRGPRGAGGAPSQGLPDLPRFLFFGMHGFLDEIFFTFFFNVLGQGDGTTSGHTSLWSFFMYGSCSFVVEKLYFHLHYSRGWGTWKRVPIYVLFIYVWELSWGLGLRTCGACSWDYSHYPLNFMGLITLMYLPGWIFLSVYQDLISNVLWRVQYVPSN; from the coding sequence ATGGCGGGGAGCGACGTGGACAGCGAGGGCCCCGCACTGAGGGGTGGCGCGGCGCGGCGTCCGGGGGCCCCGGGCGGGCCAGGAAGCGAAGCGGCAGCCGGCTGCCCCGAGCTGCTGTCCACTGCTGAAGCGCCGGCTGAGAGCGCCACGCTGCCCGCCTGGATGCGCCTCTACTTCTACGGGATGCACGGGATCACCCTGGACGTGCTGGTGTCCTCGGCCCGGCGCTTCGCCCGCAGCCCGGACCTGCGGATGCTAGGCTTCTCCTCGCCCTACAGCTGCCTGCTGCACTCGCTCACCCATTTCGCCCTGGAGAAGGTCTACCTGCAGCAGCGGCGCTGTCCCAGCGCCTTCGTCTTCAATTTCCTCCTCTACCCCTCGGCCCACGTGGGTCTGCAGACCCTAGCGGGCCAGGCGCTACTACTCAGCCTGGGCGGCGGGGCCGGGGGCGCGGTGGCGCCAGGGGCGCTGGACCTGGCGCTGCAGTACGTACTGGCGCTTTACCACTGCCAAGTGTTCCTGAAGCGCTTCCTGCGCTTGCGGTACGGGCGacagaggcggcggcggcggcagcagcaacagcaacagcagcagcagcagcagcggagGGGCGCGCTCCCCGTCGCTCCGGGCGCCCGGGTCCCTACTGCGACCGGAGTCCGGCGGCGACGACCCCGTGGCCCCAGGGGCGCCGGGGGAGCCCCCAGCCAGGGGCTGCCCGACCTACCCCGCTTTCTTTTCTTCGGAATGCACGGCTTTCTGGATGAGATCTTCTTCACCTTCTTCTTCAACGTACTGGGGCAGGGGGACGGAACAACCAGCGGCCACACGTCGCTCTGGTCCTTCTTTATGTATGGCAGCTGCAGTTTCGTGGTGGAAAAACTCTACTTCCATCTCCACTACAGCCGCGGTTGGGGCACTTGGAAGCGGGTGCCCATCTACGTGCTCTTCATCTACGTGTGGGAGCTCTCCTGGGGTCTGGGACTCCGCACATGCGGGGCTTGTTCCTGGGACTATTCTCACTACCCGCTCAATTTCATGGGCCTCATCACCCTGATGTATTTACCTGGCTGGATATTCCTTAGTGTGTACCAGGACCTAATTTCCAACGTGTTGTGGAGGGTGCAGTACGTACCAAGtaactaa